A region from the Aegilops tauschii subsp. strangulata cultivar AL8/78 chromosome 5, Aet v6.0, whole genome shotgun sequence genome encodes:
- the LOC109753440 gene encoding uncharacterized protein, with translation MEDAPLYKQRCRYTRELHDVDLHGNHKLHVVCTSKGEEVDKMLSTLRRKLGGMPVKLVGVDVEYTHYVKPQRAAVLQLCVEKECLVYHISAAKDRPMELDKFLMNGEYTFVGFTIEGDKSKLKLSGLEINSDNYIDIQVEWRDPYNKNKFHSMADVAGRMIDIHYHDMKKKINRKEDHTLWGFCPLPEKLIKYAAIDAFATYESWRIIYDVIMGLERAKRDKQAKQKKNKAVIQYNN, from the exons ATGGAGGATGCACCTCTGTACAAGCAGCGCTGCAGGTACACTAGGGAGCTCCACGACGTCGACCTCCACGGCAACCACAAGCTCCATGTCGTTTGCACAAGCAAGGGTGAAGAGGTGGACAAGATGCTGTCCACACTCAGGAGGAAGCTCGGCGGAATGCCCGTCAAACTAGTCGGCGTTGATGTCGAGTACACGCACTACGTGAAGCCACAGCGGGCAGCAGTGCTCCAGCTATGCGTAGAAAAGGAATGCCTTGTCTACCACATCTCTGCAGCTAAAGATAG GCCAATGgaactagacaaattcctcatgaATGGTGAGTACACCTTCGTCGGATTCACCATTGAAGGAGACAAAAGCAAGCTGAAGCTTTCTGGTTTGGAGATCAACTCTGACAACTACATTGATATTCAGGTGGAATGGAGAGACCCATACAATAAAAACAAGTTTCACTCTATGGCTGATGTTGCCGGCAGGATGATAGACATTCACTACCATgacatgaagaaaaaaattaatCGCAAGGAGGACCATACTCTGTGGGGATTTTGCCCACTGCCAGAAAAGCTAATCAAGTATGCAGCAATAGATGCATTCGCAACATATGAGTCATGGAGAATCATCTACGATGTCATAATGGGACTGGAGAGGGCAAAAAGAGACAAACAAGcaaagcagaagaagaacaaggctgtaATCCAATACAACAACTAG
- the LOC141022677 gene encoding uncharacterized protein, producing MAFAEEYQGVDARGNTKLHVIHTNDKKQMAITLAQYERHLSLQRHKIVGIDFEYNNEPEATQKTALCQLSIGKKHPVLLFQLSAAERCTVFDNFLTDPRYTFAGFCIDGDKKG from the coding sequence ATGGCGTTCGCCGAGGAGTACCAGGGCGTGGACGCCCGCGGCAACACCAAGTTGCACGTCATCCACACCAATGACAAGAAGCAGATGGCGATCACCCTCGCGCAGTACGAGCGCCACCTCAGCCTCCAGCGCCACAAGATCGTCGGCATTGATTTCGAGTACAACAACGAGCCTGAAGCGACGCAGAAAACTGCCCTCTGCCAACTCTCCATCGGCAAGAAACACCCGGTGCTGCTCTTCCAACTGAGCGCCGCTGAAAGGTGCACCGTCTTCGACAACTTCCTCACCGACCCCAGGTACACCTTTGCAGGCTTCTGCATCGACGGGGACAAAAAAGGCTAG